A window of the Brassica oleracea var. oleracea cultivar TO1000 chromosome C1, BOL, whole genome shotgun sequence genome harbors these coding sequences:
- the LOC106300461 gene encoding pathogenesis-related protein PR-1-like, protein MASPKHINGFSSAIAALILIIVACFHCVDAANYQQQFMGPQNAARARLRLKPLRWDPKLARYAQWWANQRRRDCALIHSNGPYGENLFWGSGKRWSPVQAANGWLSEARSYNYYSNSCRAEMCGHYTQIVWRNTQRIGCAHVICNGRRGVLFACNYFPPGNFLGVRPY, encoded by the coding sequence ATGGCTTCTCCTAAACACATTAATGGGTTTTCGTCTGCAATAGCGGCTCTTATACTAATAATCGTAGCATGTTTTCATTGTGTTGATGCTGCAAACTACCAACAACAATTCATGGGTCCACAAAACGCAGCAAGAGCTCGTTTGAGGCTCAAACCACTAAGGTGGGACCCCAAACTAGCCCGCTACGCGCAATGGTGGGCCAACCAGAGACGTCGTGACTGCGCCTTGATCCATTCGAATGGACCGTACGGTGAGAATCTATTCTGGGGCTCAGGCAAAAGATGGAGCCCTGTTCAAGCCGCTAATGGGTGGTTGTCGGAAGCAAGGAGCTATAACTATTACTCTAACTCGTGTAGGGCCGAGATGTGTGGCCATTACACGCAGATTGTGTGGAGGAACACGCAGAGGATTGGCTGCGCTCATGTGATTTGCAATGGCCGACGCGGTGTGTTATTCGCTTGCAATTACTTTCCACCGGGGAATTTTCTTGGGGTGAGGCCTTATTGA